From the Brienomyrus brachyistius isolate T26 chromosome 23, BBRACH_0.4, whole genome shotgun sequence genome, the window AGATCAGGCGTCTCAGCCATTCTGATGCTTTGCCAAACACCAACCCTCTTGACCCTGTCTGTCAGCTGTGTGTATTAAGCCACATGATTCGCTGCTTGGAGGAGCAGCCCGTTGGCGTTAATTAGCAGGTGAACCTAATAAACCAGAAACTGATTGTAGGTTGCATTGTAACTGTAATCTAATAAAACATACAAAGTATTAGAAATAACTGTCTGAATTTTAAGAATCAGGAGCGTTAATTCACTGTTACATATTAGTTTAGTAGGTAATCAGACCATTTCAGTAACTTCTACAGACTTACCTTAAGTTataaatcaatccatccatccatctagccatccatccatccatccatctcctaactGCTTTTGGGCAGGGCTTGGTTGGCCTGGAGTCCGTCCCAGGCAGCATGGGGTACAAGGATGGggttcaccctggatgggacacacacatgcatatacttACACACATAAGTACATGGAATTATTGTGTTTCTCAAATCAGTAAACAACATTTACtagatatttgtttgtttttttgagcAGTTAGATAAACCTTTAGATGAACCATAAGTAGGAATCATCTTACTTCATGCAACCAGACTGAAACTGACTTATTTTTTAGGGGTTTCTTGTCCAAAGGCCACCTGTGGACAGTGTATGGGTCATAACAGGGTTCTTTCTCTGACAGAGAGGAGGAGCGATGAAACGAGGACGCTTCGCCCGGCTCATGCAAATCATGAAGCTGCGGTTGCCCTATCAGCTATCAGAGTTAGATTGGGATCCGCAGCATCTGACCAATCAGCAACAGTGCTATTGCTACTGCGCAGGTCCTGGAGAGTGAGTGAAGTTGCAAACTTCAAAGgaatatttgttttttaaacCATGCCATTTTTCCTCTGTCACCGTGCACTGTAGGTCTTTGTGCATTGAATACAAAGCTGTAGATTTATAGCGAATCTACTTAATGTATTCGGCAGTGATTGTCCTCTGTGTTATCTCCGCTCAGATGTAGGCTGTTAGGAATGGAGTGTCAGAGAGGCTCAGGCTATCTGATGAGGCCCAGGAATCATTGGGTGTTGTTGCTGAGGCTTGGCTTGTCTTTGTCTGCAGGTGGAACCTGAAAATGTTGCAGTGCGGAGGCTGTGGCCAGTGGTTCCACGAGGCCTGCATGCAGTGCTTGACCAAACCACTGCTGTACGGAGACCGGTGAGCAACTGGCACCGAAAAGCAGCAGCGCCACTTAGCAAAACCGTTCCCTGGATACCACTGTGTAATTCCTTTAATCAGGAATACTGGGAGCTTTAGCACCTGGATGTTTCAAATGTCAGTAATGCTGGGTCACAGTTTTTATCgaaatattaaacaaaaaaaatgcatgctGATACAAAAACTGGACCCTGAATGCAGACTTGGCCTCCaccatattttaatatttagctGCAGATATGTCATTGAGTTATTAAATAATATACTTATACTATTATTTTGATCGAAGGTTCTACCAGTTTGAGTGTTCGGTATGCACAAAAGGACCAGAAACCATTGAAAGGTTACCTATGAGTTGGTGAGCTGAACTTTACATTTTTCTTTAATAGGCAACATGTGTGCTGTGCTTTTAAACATCAGTGGTATTTAAATAGCCTAACATGTTACTGTTAAATACAGGTGACTGTGATTCATGTGTGCTTTCTAAgaattattttcttacatattcttGTTTTGTGAAAGTTTGTGTTTTTGCCAGTTCATTTGAGTTTTTGCcagtacattttatataattaCAATTTATTTTATGATTATTGTGCTATTCCTTTATTGGCACGGCACACTCTATAGCTAGGGAGGTGCGTATTTCTCTGGTGATGATGTAGTTACTATAGCAATGTGACCTTTGCAGGGTAGATTTGGCCCATTTGGTGCTGTATCACCTCTCCCTCTGCTGCAAGaggaaatattttgatttcgaCCATGAAATCCTGTCCTTTGCCAACGAAAACTGGGAATCTCTGCTACTGGGCACGGTCTGGACGTCTTCTGTTAAATGAGTCATGCAGGAATCCTGTCACATGCAGCCATTATTGTTGCGACTTGTTTATTATTTATCTTTATGTTAATCTGTAATTTTAACGTTGTGCTTATTACTGTTAGTGATAGATTTGAAGGGCATTGGCAGTAAGTAAACTATAAGATGCACCTGTATTAAAGGTACCTATAATGCTTATTTCTTAAGGTGAGAATTGTCCTCGGAATCATTCACTGACTTTGTGTCATTTGGCTCGCCACACACTGCATGCTGCATTTTACACAGCAAATTAATTTTTTCAGGAGTCAGCTTTTTGTAATATTACAGTCGGCGTACGACAAAGAGCATCTTTGCAAAACCTCATCACTTTCCTCTCCGCTCGCTTTTTTCACACAGCTGTCGGATACCCCCCGACAAGACCGCTGTAAAAACCTTCTCGATGCGCTGAACTCCCATAAAGACAGGTGAGAACTGGATcccagtgtgtgtgcagtgaATAAGATGCCAGAATTAGACTGGTTACTTAACTATCCTTATATATTCAGAGCCTAAACCATAGCTGAGTATATACCAGATGACATTCATAATTCGAAATCTGCAGAAAGGAGAATGCAGTTTGAAGTTTGCTTCATTTTTTGAAATCATGATTGCTTTCAGATCGATTGTGTGACAAAATATGGATTCCTGAGCCTATATTGTGAACTCATATTAGTAAACATAAAATTCATGAAAGGAGGATCACGTTTATATCCAGTCAATGAATGGAGGAGCAGCTTCACTGATTTATTCTTGTTGATGTTGAGGTTTGTGTCTGGGAAGGAGATCAAGAAGAAGAAGTGCCTGTTTGGTCTCCAGGTCCGGGCTCCGCCCCCCTTGACCTCTGACCTGTCACCCTTCATCACAGACCCGCCCCTTGGCATCTCGCCCAAGAGAAGGTGAGAGGACAGGTTTTCTGGTCAGTGTCAGGAATGTGGATGATTTACAGGCAGACTGACAAAGCACTGAGATGCCTGTGAGCTTGTAACAGCTGTTGCCTGGTAACATTTTGCAGAGGAGAATCTACATATTCTTTGGAGCTGAATGTACATGCCATGTTGTTTTTATGCCGTTTGTGTTGAAACAGAGGGGCAAGTGTTGTGAAGTTCTGCGTAAAAGGTTTGTCTAGGGGGGAACTTTTCTTGGcattttcttttaataattcGGGTTgtgggcagaaaaaaaaaacagagaaactAAGAATGAATTATGGAATGCTGGATCTGGGGATAAGTATAGATATGCCCTCTGACGGGGAACGAATAGATCTGAAGGGTCATTCTGACGAGGCCCGATTCTCTCAGTCCTCTTTCAGCGCTGTGCCAGAAGGGGGCCGTGGATTCTGGGCCGAGGAAGTCCAAGCGGCACGTCAAGGAGGTGCAGGTCAGTGCTGCGGAAGGGAGCATCCTGGGACGGAATGAGTACAGGGCTTTATCCAGGCTCCCGCACTGGCCTCCTTGCTTCCCCCGGTGCCCCAGTAGCGCCATCTTCTGGGACAGCTGCTCGTCATCTCTGTGTTTGTTTTATGCGGATGTCTCTCTCTCGTATTTGTCTGTGCCTTTCTTACCAGGAGCAGCTCACTTAGCCGACCTAGCGGCCTGTCGCTCTGCTTTCCCAGCCCGGCCTGTTTAAAATGCACCATGAGCCCAGCCTCTGCTTTTGTCTAAATGCGAGACGACAGCATGGAAGTACCTGTACACATCTGGCAGCAATTTACGGTGTCCGGACTGAAGATGGACAGCCCCAGAAAGACATTTTAGGAAattacacatacacactgcCGCCCGACCGAGCGATTATACTCCGAGATGGGGGGACAGATGAAATCtcttcccatcatgccttgggaaggcatttattaCAGAGCTACTGGGGGaaggtatgctaatatgtgggCTTGGGACGTAGCCCAAGCACATTTTGCAGTCTATTATAGTTTGGCCAGGTGGTGCTGGCATTTTGACAGCACAGCATTATTAGAGCACGATGATTTAAAGGGCCGGCTCGCTTCATTGAGGTTCCTCCGGTTCACCTTCCTGGGCTTGGTCATACGGCGGTGTCGTGGAGGACATCTGGGTCGTCATGACGACGGGGCGGTGATGCCTGCGCCCTTGGCGATCGATTGTTTTGTCAGTTGCGA encodes:
- the LOC125719429 gene encoding PHD finger protein 1-like isoform X2 translates to MGGLSEGDDVLARWSDGLLYLGNVKRVDGVKQCCLVRFEDNSEFWVLRKDIHSFSAGIEGVCCVCDAPPLKEPLVNCHKCRHGYHPQCHVPSIEVEADCSTWICRQCVFAVATKRGGAMKRGRFARLMQIMKLRLPYQLSELDWDPQHLTNQQQCYCYCAGPGEWNLKMLQCGGCGQWFHEACMQCLTKPLLYGDRFYQFECSVCTKGPETIERLPMSWVDLAHLVLYHLSLCCKRKYFDFDHEILSFANENWESLLLGTLSDTPRQDRCKNLLDALNSHKDRFVSGKEIKKKKCLFGLQVRAPPPLTSDLSPFITDPPLGISPKRSPLSALCQKGAVDSGPRKSKRHVKEVQPSPQGAGANPVDLMSFCRVGGTNRFGLKRTEDELNGSAPKRMFALHHPSCNRPPGLPRCWP